GCCTGCCGCGCGCTTGGCATGACCGCGCAGGCGGTGACTGTCGCGGCGGACTCCGAGCCGGACGGTTTTGTGGAACTGGTCCGGCGGGCCGGAGCGGATCCGGACAACGACGCGCTCCTTATTCCCCAGCCCTTGCCGAAACGGCTGAGGAGCAGCGCGTTGTGGGCCGCGCTGGAGGCTTCGAAGGACATAGACGGTGCGTCCGTGGTCAATATGGGGCGGCTGTTCAAGGCAAACCGCTATGACGAAATCGCTGCGGAAGATTTTTTTGTTCCCTGCACGGCCCTTGCGGTTACCCGGCTTCTCCGTTATCATAATATACAGCCCGCGGGCCGCAGTGTCACCGTGATAGGCCGTTCCGCCACAGTAGGCCGGCCGCTTGCGCATCTGCTCGCCTGCATG
The nucleotide sequence above comes from Elusimicrobiaceae bacterium. Encoded proteins:
- a CDS encoding bifunctional 5,10-methylenetetrahydrofolate dehydrogenase/5,10-methenyltetrahydrofolate cyclohydrolase translates to ACRALGMTAQAVTVAADSEPDGFVELVRRAGADPDNDALLIPQPLPKRLRSSALWAALEASKDIDGASVVNMGRLFKANRYDEIAAEDFFVPCTALAVTRLLRYHNIQPAGRSVTVIGRSATVGRPLAHLLACMDATVTLCHSKTPDIKAAAKEADILISAVGSARWLGADMVKPGAVVIDVGTNQDAAGKFCGDVDFDAVAPAASAITPVPGGVGPVTLACLLENIVRSAQRA